The following proteins are co-located in the Lepisosteus oculatus isolate fLepOcu1 chromosome 9, fLepOcu1.hap2, whole genome shotgun sequence genome:
- the LOC102691689 gene encoding dynein axonemal intermediate chain 2, whose product MEIVYVYTKKRSEFGRQCNFSDRPAELHVDILPDPSLAVNFIERNPCDTPTQCTQEMSEHEVNTERFESETRGINHVEGGWPKDVNPQEMEQTIRYRKKVEKDENYVNTIMQLGSAMEHCIKQNNAIDIYEEYYEEEEILEETEEQPSAKTINVFRDPNEIKRTATGLSWHPDGSRKLAVAYSSLEFQRATKDMSFDSYIWDIENPNKPEMVLKPVSPLVCLEYNPKDSHILVGGCYNGQIAYWDTRKGSHPVEMSTIEHSHRDPVYKVIWLQSKTGTDAFSASTDGQVLWWDIRKLNEPTERLVLDPTKKGNLDNALGAISLEFETTMPTKFMVGTEQGLVVSCNRKAKTPAEKIVCTYSGHHGPIYSLQRNPFFPKNFLTVADWTARIWSEDIKESSIMWTKYHMAYLTDGCWSPVRPSVFFTIKMDGTLDVWDFLFKQNDPTLSIKVCDEALYSLQVQDNGRFLACGSQQGTATLLEISSGLCSLQRNEKALATAMFERETKREKILEARHREMRLKERSRSEQGKEEESKEVDTGESAEDLIARAEKEFFEVVEAEVKKREKEEEKSKVNMEKDVCEEKETTLKD is encoded by the exons ATGGAGATAGTATACGTGTATACGAAAAAGCGCAGCGAGTTTGGCCGGCAGTGTAACTTTTCAGACCGTCCAGCAGAGCTGCATGTGGACATTCTTCCTGATCCCAGCCTGGCGGTCAATTTCATCGAGCGAAACCCCTGCGACACCCCCACACAATGCACCCAGGAGATGTCCGAACACGAG GTGAATACAGAGCGGTTTGAATCAGAAACCCGAGGCATAAACCATGTAGAGGGGGGCTGGCCAAAGGATGTTAACCCCCAAGAAATGGAACAAACCATCCGGTACAGAAAGAAGGTGGAGAAAGACGAGAATTATGTCAACACCATCATGCAGCTGGGCAGC GCAATGGAACACTGCATCAAACAGAACAATGCCATTGATATCTACGAGGAGTATTATGAAGAGGAGGAGATATTAGAAGAGACAGAAGAGCAACCTTCAGCAAAAACTATCAATGTTTTCAG GGATCCAAATGAGATCAAGCGCACTGCCACAGGCCTCTCCTGGCACCCAGATGGCAGCCGAAAACTAGCAGTTGCCTACTCCTCTCTGGAGTTTCAGCGAGCAACCAAAGACATGAGCTTTGACTCCTATATATGGGACATTG AGAATCCCAACAAACCAGAGATGGTCCTTAAACCTGTGTCACCACTAGTCTGTCTGGAGTACAACCCTAAAGATTCACACATTTTGGTTGGGGGTTGTTATAATGGGCAAATAG CTTACTGGGACACACGTAAAGGCAGTCATCCAGTGGAAATGTCCACCATTGAACACAGCCACAGAGACCCTGTCTATAAAGTCATCTGGCTGCAGTCAAAGACAGGAACAGATGCCTTCTCAGCCTCCACAGATGGCCAG GTTCTTTGGTGGGACATCCGAAAGCTGAATGAACCCACAGAGAGACTGGTACTTGACCCTACTAAAAAGGGCAATCTGGACAATGCGCTTGGAGCCATCTCTCTAGAGTTTGAAACTACTATG CCCACAAAGTTCATGGTGGGAACAGAGCAGGGGCTCGTTGTGTCATGCAATCGGAAAGCCAAGACTCCAGCAGAGAAGATTGTGTGTACCTACAGCGGCCATCATGGGCCAATCTACTCCCTGCAGAGAAACCCCTTCTTTCCGAAGAACTTCCTGACTGTAGCAGACTGGACGGCACGTATCTGGTCCGAGGATATCAAGGAGTCTTCGATTATGTGGACCAA GTATCACATGGCTTATCTGACTGATGGGTGCTGGAGTCCagtcaggccctctgtgttctTTACAATCAAGATGGATGGTACACTGGACGTGTGGGACTTCCTGTTCAAACAGAATGACCCCACACTCAGTATAAAA gtgtgtgatgagGCCCTGTACAGCCTGCAAGTGCAGGACAATGGGAGGTTCCTGGCCTGTGGCTCCCAGCAGggaacagccacactgctggaGATCTCCTCTGGCCTGTGTAGTCTGCAGAGAAATGAGAAGGCACTGGCCACTGCG ATGTTTGAGAGGGAAACCAAGCGTGAAAAGATCCTGGAGGCACGGCACCGTGAGATGCGACTGAAGGAGCGCAGCCGCTCCGAGCAGGGCAAGGAGGAGGAGAGCAAGGAGGTGGACACGGGGGAGAGCGCGGAGGACCTCATTGCACGTGCCGAGAAGGAGTTCTTTGAGGTGGTGGAGGCCGAGGTCAAAAAGAGGGAGAAAGAGGAGGAGAAATCCAAAGTCAACATG